The nucleotide sequence TATCTATCGGCCAGAGCATTGCCAACAACGCGAGCAATAGCAAGTTTCTGTTGAACTTGTGTGTATCGGTTGTTAACATCCACACCGGGGAAGAAGCTGCcagctaataaataatatcataaaaacattaattttaaacaaaaaatgttttttttctaactccAAGCACTTTCTTATAGTATGATTTGACTTATTAGTTTTGTTATTAAGTATATTagtttgtttagtttattagTTTGATCTACATCATGAGACATGGTATGATAGACTAATCTGCCGATTCTTCTTAATCATAACTGTTTTGTcgtgaatattttgttgtagGAGTTCGTTCGATTAAATAACGTACCCATCCAACTAGGCCTATCCACTCCGGTTTGGTGGATAGCATTTGAGGCTGTTTGATCGTACCACACGTACAGCACTTCCAAGCGCTTCTGATCAAAACAAGACCAGTAAAGAGGGTAGAAGACATTGTTTACGATAAATCCAACCCTGAAATGAACACGAGCACgtatattaacttttattattcgcggccattttttattatgcacAACTTTAATATTACCTGATGaccaaattattgttaaagcAGCGTTGATTCGTTCCTTGTGCCTCGTGATGAGAGTGACTAGAGCAAGTCAACTGTCCAAAAGCACCATTACCATTCAACCAACCAGATCCAGAAACTAGATTGTTGTTGACACATCGGGCAGTCTGTGAATTTAATGATGAGTATTGTAAAGTTATCTTCTGTGAGGGATTATCATTCTATAGTACAAGTGAAGATGCTGCCAGCCTGCATAAGAAATACCGTTGACTGgtaattttgtatgttattgATCGGCAAGAATAAacggaaaacattttttgacattgaaaaCCGATAATTAACTTTGATGTTAGACGGAAATCGAATTTCAGTCAGGATAGAGTCTATAAACGGATATAATTTACTTACACCAACGTTAACGTTTCTGGCAATGTTCGGGTGTCGAATGGTACGTCCAGATCCCGTGCAGGCAATGATGACTTCCTCGCCCGTGTTGAGGCGTATCTGACCGGAGTTGCCGTGCGGCCTCATGTAGTTGTTACGATGTATGTAAACTGGCTGTGGCTGGCCGAGGTCACCTCGAACACGGAAACTGCATCCTGTATGATTATAATACCTTTATCTAGTTGCAACatggaaatattaaaagactTTATGGAAAAATAGAAGGAGGTAGGAACTAGGAGGACGtacattcaatttaaaaactgcTTAGACTTGATCTGTAtggtaattgtttaaaaatgaagaCTTCATAAACATTAAATCTAAAAGTTTGAGGTATTTACCACTACGAGCATCGAACTGGGTTTCGTTGCCATTATTGCGTTGTTGAATTTCCAGCCATGAATCTAAGTAGTCCTCAAAATCATCTTCATTGAGAATAAAAGCGAGTTCACTGGGCTCGGGCAATTCAGTCAGGTTCGCTGGTAGAGACAAAGCCCCAGCTACAACTGCTGCAAGGACGAATATTAGTcgcattattattatacttttattttaatatcttgtaTTAAGTAGAAATGGCCTAATTGACCATCCTCTATGGCGAGAAATGCAAAGTTTTTGGCGATGACAATGGAATTTATATTGGTGCTATCGATTTGTGGGAGGGTAACGTTGTACATATGATAGATAATAAGATTACGAAAGCATTAAAATAGATAATGGAAGTATACTAAGGATAGCAGTCTTTACTTACGTCCTAGGTAAACAAATACGCCTGTCAATTCGTGTTCATAAGTTAATGTTGAGGATGGATAATGTGTTGGTCATGGAAATATGTAATCTGCAATTTGTCTTATAGTAGAGGATTAAAAGAACACAGAAGTTACAGATGTATTAAATTGGCTTCGAATCACAGTTCGAAATTCGACCACCGGTaatcataaaatgaaatgtgtagaaaatattacgtacAATACAAATAACCCTTCATTGCCTGTAGCCATTGAATACCGTCAACGATTTGCTCCACACCTATTTCACGTATCCGTATATAAGAGTAATTGATGCTATCACCTTATCTTCATGGAGTGATCATAGGAAGGGCCTGAAGTTTTAATTCTCACTCAAGGTCACTCTGTATACTTGAGAAAAATACGCTAAAAAGCCTAATAGGTAGTTTCATAACcttatttgaagtttaatatggaTCAGTGATTaataagtcaaattaaattattaatagagGTAGTTTACTTTGTGCCATAACGAGGCTTTTAGTTCCAAAGTTGTGAGCCATTACCCGCTTGACTGCGGTCCGCGATTTGAAGCAGTTAATACTGCTCCCTGTGTTATATTAAATCTGAAGCGTTTTCGTAATATTCCAAAGGTAAGGGTAGAAAGCCGCTATTAAACTGACAAAGTTCAatcagaattaaatataaggtGAAGTTTAAGTGTGCAACATAATGTGTACCTTCGTAATATTACGATATGTCTGAATAATTGTGCAGTGTCCCTTTTCACTCAAACATAATTTTgcttaaaatagttatttatgtaaattcgtAGTTAACAAGAGGAAGCAAATAACATTATGACATTAATGTGAAAGTAATACCCAATGGAttatttttcgtaaaaaattaaaaagcatgcACTAAATcagcaaaaataaatcaaaattgtcATAATATCAcgctttgaaatatttaaggattaatttaattttaacggaGATTAGTTTGATAATACACAAGTACTATCGAATTTAGCTTTGATTGATAAAAACGATTAACACTGATTACGTCAAAGGATtagagttaataaataatatggaGATAATGATTGTAAGACTAACAAATGGGCTTGGCAAAAACATACCACCTTGTTCGTGGAAGACTGTCGAAGTATCATAtctttttataatgataaaagTAGAAAGTAACTTTGCTGCTAAGCTACTATGGTATCTGTCTAAACATCTGGTTGGCTAGGCTTTGATCATAACTTCAGTCACTGCGTAAAATAATAGTAGcctattaataaacaatataacttaaatataataaaaattagagaTATTTGTACCCAATAGCTATTCATGTACCCGCTGTAAGATTTACTGTAGCTGATTAGCAAAGTTCATTATTGGTTTAATGCCACTATGCTAATAAGAGAAATACAATCTAATCAATTTTTCCTGTATTTTCTCCTATCTTATTGTTGTA is from Papilio machaon chromosome 5, ilPapMach1.1, whole genome shotgun sequence and encodes:
- the LOC106708549 gene encoding uncharacterized protein LOC106708549, translated to MRLIFVLAAVVAGALSLPANLTELPEPSELAFILNEDDFEDYLDSWLEIQQRNNGNETQFDARSGCSFRVRGDLGQPQPVYIHRNNYMRPHGNSGQIRLNTGEEVIIACTGSGRTIRHPNIARNVNVGTARCVNNNLVSGSGWLNGNGAFGQLTCSSHSHHEAQGTNQRCFNNNLVIRVGFIVNNVFYPLYWSCFDQKRLEVLYVWYDQTASNAIHQTGVDRPSWMAGSFFPGVDVNNRYTQVQQKLAIARVVGNALADRYVTSQQFLARGHLAAKSDFVYATGQRATFYFINAAPQWQPFNAGNWNNLEQDLRARIGAAGYNTVIYSGTFGVTQLRNANNRFVDIYLHNNNQIPVPQYFYKVAYDSSRRLGTAFISINNPHYTLAEARNLQFCTDRCRNNNAFRWLRWRPDRVDLGYSFCCTIADFRRRIGHLPSFTVNGLLT